One window of Campylobacter avium LMG 24591 genomic DNA carries:
- a CDS encoding AAA family ATPase, translating to MIKKVFMRENLSFKIAELEIEKGLTVFTGLSGAGKSILFKGIISAFALCDSEAKFVEIELDDEIEADKFGIFSDDDNVFKMIKEKNTKYFLNNQSINKKSLNALSKTFIKYLSVKDSNEFSNERLLGLLDVLQEQKDGTFKEFLSSFKELYKNYKDKSEELEKIKEEEKRIEDLKELASMQIEKIEKIKPKLGEYEELLSLKKRLSKKDKIIEAWARANAIFELESAVIEALNLSEKDSAFFTDCLNELRFVSESQNFDDLDFDIEELLDRIEQLSFLIKKYGSIEESLKVLEEKKKELLHYENLSFEKKELELELENLSKEVNDKAEILSKFRKSNLKDLQTLLNSYLEKLYMKNVSLELLSCDLSELGFDELKLSINEAELKNLSSGELNRLRLAFIAVECKLLNFGKGIIFLDEIDANLSGKEAMSIANVLDELANFYQIFAISHLPQLSSKAKNHFLVEKENNESFVRKLKDDERVGELARMISGEQIRDEALEFAKTLLKS from the coding sequence ATGATAAAAAAAGTATTTATGAGAGAAAATTTAAGTTTTAAAATAGCAGAACTCGAGATAGAAAAAGGACTTACAGTTTTTACAGGACTTAGCGGGGCTGGAAAATCAATACTTTTTAAGGGCATTATCTCGGCCTTTGCGCTGTGCGATAGTGAGGCTAAATTTGTAGAAATAGAGCTTGATGATGAGATAGAGGCTGATAAATTTGGGATTTTTAGTGATGATGACAATGTTTTTAAGATGATTAAAGAAAAGAACACAAAGTATTTTTTAAACAATCAAAGCATAAACAAAAAAAGTCTAAATGCCCTAAGCAAGACTTTTATCAAATATCTTTCTGTAAAGGATAGTAACGAATTTAGCAATGAAAGGCTTTTAGGCTTGCTAGATGTTTTGCAAGAGCAAAAAGATGGCACTTTTAAGGAATTTTTATCCTCTTTTAAAGAGCTTTATAAAAACTATAAGGATAAAAGCGAGGAGCTTGAGAAAATAAAAGAGGAGGAAAAGAGGATAGAGGATTTAAAAGAATTAGCCTCTATGCAGATAGAAAAGATAGAAAAAATAAAGCCAAAATTAGGCGAGTACGAAGAGCTTTTAAGTCTAAAAAAAAGACTTTCAAAAAAAGATAAGATAATAGAAGCTTGGGCTAGGGCAAATGCTATTTTTGAGCTTGAATCAGCAGTTATAGAAGCTTTAAATTTAAGCGAAAAAGATAGTGCCTTTTTTACGGACTGCTTGAATGAGCTGAGGTTTGTGAGCGAAAGTCAAAATTTTGATGATTTGGACTTTGACATAGAGGAGCTTTTAGACCGCATAGAGCAGCTGTCTTTTTTGATTAAAAAATACGGTAGCATAGAAGAAAGCCTAAAAGTGCTTGAGGAAAAGAAAAAAGAGCTTTTGCATTATGAAAATTTAAGCTTTGAGAAAAAAGAACTTGAGCTTGAGCTAGAAAATTTGTCCAAAGAAGTAAATGATAAGGCCGAAATTTTAAGCAAGTTTCGAAAGTCGAATTTAAAGGACTTGCAAACTCTTTTAAATTCATACCTAGAAAAATTATATATGAAAAATGTATCCTTAGAGCTTTTGAGCTGTGATTTGAGTGAGCTTGGCTTTGATGAGCTTAAGCTGAGCATAAATGAAGCAGAGCTTAAGAATTTAAGCTCAGGTGAGTTAAATAGGCTTAGATTAGCCTTTATAGCGGTTGAATGTAAGCTTTTAAATTTTGGAAAAGGCATTATCTTTTTAGATGAGATTGATGCAAATTTAAGTGGAAAAGAAGCAATGAGCATAGCAAATGTCTTAGATGAGCTAGCAAATTTTTATCAAATTTTTGCTATCTCGCACCTGCCACAACTCTCATCAAAGGCTAAAAATCATTTTTTAGTCGAAAAGGAAAACAATGAAAGCTTTGTAAGAAAGCTAAAAGATGATGAAAGGGTAGGGGAGTTAGCTAGAATGATAAGCGGGGAGCAAATTAGAGATGAGGCTTTGGAATTTGCTAAAACTTTGCTCAAGTCTTAG
- a CDS encoding NAD(+) kinase: MMIDYKNIKKVGLVSRPNTDLSKEISHIKSLLDKRDIELLLAKTKLGDDKELDGLFTQSDLIISLGGDGTLISLCRKACEYDKAILGVNAGNLGFLTDCSVAELEDFFDEFFAGNFRVDRPYLLDIFLEDKNGKKIVKNAFNDIVFTSSFHQSMAHIEVLRNDKIFNEYYGDGLIISSPAGSTAYNLSANGPIIYTLAEVFVLTPICSHSLTQRPIVLPRGFEIFLRARECVFCIDGQEHYNANDYDKISINLSKKTVSIIHPKKRDYFQILKEKLNWGH, translated from the coding sequence ATGATGATTGATTATAAAAATATAAAAAAAGTAGGACTTGTATCAAGACCAAATACAGACTTAAGCAAGGAAATTTCACATATAAAATCCTTACTTGACAAAAGGGACATAGAGCTTTTGCTGGCTAAAACTAAGCTTGGCGATGATAAGGAGCTTGATGGGCTTTTTACCCAGAGTGATTTAATCATATCCTTAGGAGGAGATGGAACTCTTATATCCTTGTGTAGAAAGGCTTGTGAGTACGATAAGGCTATATTGGGTGTAAATGCTGGGAATTTAGGCTTTTTAACAGACTGTTCTGTGGCTGAGCTAGAGGATTTTTTCGATGAATTTTTTGCCGGAAATTTTAGGGTGGATAGACCTTATCTTTTAGACATTTTTTTAGAGGATAAAAACGGCAAAAAGATAGTTAAAAACGCCTTTAACGACATAGTTTTTACAAGCTCTTTTCATCAGTCAATGGCACATATAGAGGTTTTAAGAAATGATAAGATTTTTAATGAATACTACGGAGACGGCCTCATCATCTCAAGCCCAGCTGGCTCAACCGCTTATAATCTAAGTGCAAATGGTCCTATCATATACACCTTAGCAGAAGTATTTGTTTTAACACCCATTTGCTCACACTCACTCACTCAAAGGCCTATAGTTTTACCAAGAGGTTTTGAAATTTTTTTAAGAGCTAGAGAGTGCGTTTTTTGCATAGACGGACAGGAGCATTATAATGCTAATGATTACGATAAAATCAGCATAAATTTAAGTAAAAAAACAGTTTCTATCATACATCCAAAGAAAAGGGATTATTTTCAAATTTTAAAAGAGAAGTTAAATTGGGGACATTGA
- the aspS gene encoding aspartate--tRNA ligase produces MRTHYNTDLNLANVGEEVRLCGWVNSYRDHGGVIFIDLRDRSGLIQLVCDPNDSKNAHEIASNVRNEFVLIAKGKVRKRGENLENLKLKTGSIEVLVDELIIENESETVPFDSEDESVNEELRLKYRFLELRNPRLYNNFALRSKACIAARTSLSSMGFLEVETPILTRATPEGARDYLVPSRVHQGEFYALPQSPQLFKQLLMCSGFDKYFQIAKCFRDEDLRADRQPEFTQIDVEMSFCTQEDVINVAENFLKEIFKACDKEIQTPFKRMSYDEAMQKYGSDKPDLRFNLELIDVADIFARSNNEIFSKPATDVKQNVAKALRVPKGDTIFSKRQMQRFEEYVRKFGAKGLAFMQVKEDGLKGPLCKFFEQKDLDELMKRCDLELGDVVFFGVGAKKIVLDYMGRFRVFLANELKLIDEDELNFVWIVDFPMFERNDDGSYSAMHHPFTMPKNIDEPDLEKIQSVAYDIVLNGVELGGGSVRIHKNEIQQKVFKLLNIDENEQKEKFGFLLDALKFGAPPHAGIAIGLDRLIMLVSKAKSIREVIAFPKTQRAQCLMTSAPSLVDANSLKELGLKLKENTK; encoded by the coding sequence TTGAGAACTCATTACAACACTGATTTAAATTTAGCTAATGTAGGGGAGGAAGTGAGGCTCTGCGGTTGGGTAAATTCATACAGAGACCATGGCGGCGTTATCTTTATAGATTTAAGAGATAGAAGCGGCCTGATACAGCTTGTGTGCGACCCAAATGACAGCAAAAATGCTCATGAAATCGCCTCAAATGTTAGAAATGAATTTGTTTTAATAGCAAAGGGAAAGGTTAGAAAAAGAGGAGAAAATCTAGAAAATTTAAAGTTAAAAACCGGCAGTATAGAGGTTTTAGTAGATGAACTCATCATAGAAAATGAAAGTGAAACCGTGCCTTTTGATAGCGAAGATGAAAGCGTCAATGAGGAGCTAAGGCTAAAATACCGCTTTTTAGAGCTTAGAAATCCAAGGCTATACAACAACTTCGCCCTTCGTTCGAAAGCTTGTATAGCAGCTAGAACTTCCTTATCCTCTATGGGTTTTTTAGAGGTTGAAACGCCTATACTCACTAGAGCTACTCCTGAGGGAGCGAGGGATTATTTGGTTCCTTCTCGCGTTCATCAAGGAGAATTTTACGCCCTGCCACAAAGCCCACAGCTTTTCAAACAGCTTTTGATGTGCTCTGGCTTTGATAAGTATTTTCAGATAGCAAAATGCTTTAGGGACGAGGATTTAAGGGCGGATAGACAACCTGAATTCACGCAAATAGATGTTGAAATGAGCTTTTGCACTCAAGAAGATGTTATAAATGTAGCTGAAAACTTCTTAAAAGAAATTTTTAAGGCTTGCGACAAGGAAATTCAAACCCCTTTTAAAAGAATGTCTTATGATGAGGCCATGCAAAAGTATGGTAGCGATAAGCCTGATTTGAGGTTTAATCTTGAGCTTATCGATGTAGCAGATATTTTCGCCAGGTCTAATAATGAAATTTTTTCAAAACCAGCAACAGATGTCAAACAAAATGTAGCGAAGGCTTTAAGAGTGCCAAAGGGTGATACGATTTTTTCAAAAAGGCAAATGCAAAGATTTGAAGAATATGTGCGTAAATTTGGAGCTAAAGGGCTAGCCTTTATGCAGGTTAAAGAGGATGGACTTAAGGGGCCTTTGTGCAAGTTTTTTGAGCAAAAAGACTTAGATGAGCTTATGAAAAGATGTGACTTAGAACTTGGAGATGTAGTCTTTTTTGGAGTTGGAGCCAAAAAAATAGTGCTTGATTACATGGGAAGATTTAGAGTGTTTTTAGCAAATGAGCTAAAACTCATAGACGAAGATGAATTAAATTTCGTTTGGATAGTGGATTTTCCAATGTTTGAAAGAAACGATGATGGCTCGTATTCAGCAATGCACCACCCCTTTACTATGCCAAAAAACATAGACGAACCAGACCTAGAAAAGATACAATCAGTAGCTTATGACATAGTCTTAAACGGAGTTGAGCTAGGTGGCGGAAGTGTAAGAATTCATAAAAATGAAATTCAGCAAAAAGTCTTTAAGCTTTTAAATATAGATGAAAATGAGCAAAAAGAAAAATTTGGCTTCTTACTTGATGCTTTGAAATTTGGTGCCCCGCCTCACGCTGGTATAGCCATAGGGCTTGATAGGCTTATAATGCTTGTAAGCAAGGCAAAAAGCATAAGAGAGGTTATAGCTTTTCCAAAAACTCAACGCGCACAGTGCTTGATGACTTCTGCACCGTCGCTTGTAGATGCAAATTCTTTAAAAGAATTAGGCTTAAAACTTAAGGAGAATACAAAATGA
- a CDS encoding adenylate kinase, with product MKKLFLIIGAPGSGKTTDASIIAKNDKNITHYSTGDLLREEVAKKSELGQLIDSFISKGNLVPLDVVVNTIVSALKEAPTQVVIIDGYPRSVEQMLEFDKVLKAQEEVRLEAVIEVVVSEEVARQRVLGRSRGEDDNEEVFNNRMKVYIEPLQEIQDFYAKKNLHFKIDGERSIDEIVKDISKLIEEILKLDE from the coding sequence ATGAAAAAATTATTTTTAATCATAGGTGCGCCCGGAAGCGGTAAAACAACTGATGCAAGTATAATAGCTAAAAATGACAAAAACATCACTCATTACTCAACCGGAGACTTGCTAAGAGAGGAAGTTGCCAAAAAAAGTGAGCTTGGACAGCTTATAGATAGCTTTATATCCAAAGGAAATTTAGTGCCTTTAGATGTGGTCGTAAATACCATAGTATCAGCCTTAAAAGAAGCCCCTACGCAAGTAGTTATCATAGATGGCTATCCAAGGAGCGTAGAACAAATGCTTGAATTTGACAAGGTTTTAAAGGCCCAAGAGGAAGTAAGACTAGAAGCTGTAATTGAGGTTGTAGTAAGTGAGGAGGTGGCAAGACAAAGGGTTTTAGGCCGCTCAAGAGGAGAGGATGATAATGAGGAAGTTTTCAACAATAGAATGAAAGTTTATATAGAGCCTTTGCAAGAAATTCAAGACTTTTATGCTAAAAAAAACCTGCATTTTAAAATAGATGGAGAAAGAAGCATAGATGAAATCGTAAAGGACATAAGCAAACTTATAGAAGAAATTTTAAAACTAGATGAGTAA